Within Vannielia litorea, the genomic segment TCTTCGGCGCGGCTCATGGCGCGGCCTCAGTCGTCGGGGCGGCTCAGTTCGAAGACGTTCTCCACCACGGCATAGTCGCGGTAGCCCAGGCGGGAGAGCGGCTGGAAGGTGGTCACGTCGAAGCGGCCGTCCTTCAGGCAGTCGTCGCGGATATGCACGCCGGTCACCTCGCCGATGACCATGTGGTTGTCCTTGCCCTTGAGCTGGACGAGCTGGACCACCCGGCATTCGAGGTTGGCGGGCGCGTGGGCGACGCGGGGGCAGACGATGGTGTCGCACTCGGCCTTCTCGATGCCGGCCTTCTCGAACTCGTCCACCGTGGGCAGGTGGGCGGCGGAGGTGGCGTTCATCACGTCGCGCGCGGCGGCCTCGACGATGTTCACGCAGAACACGCCGGTCTCGCGGATGTTCATCAGCGAGTCCTTGGTGCCGGTGGAGCAGAACATCACCTGCGGCGGCACATAGGCGATGGCGTTGAAGAAGGAATAGGGGGCGAGGTTGTCGTGTCCTTCGGCCCCGCGCGAGCTGATCCAGCCGATGGGCCGGGGCGAGACGATGGCGTTGAAGGGGTTGTGCGGCAGGCCGTGGCCATCTTCGGGGGTATAGAACATTCGGGCTCCTTGCGGCGTTTGCGGGAAGGTAGCGTGCGTGCTAGGGGGCTGCCAGTGCGGAAGGGACGGCAGGCGTGATCGGATACAGGCTCAGCGAGGAGAGCGCGGAGGACCGTTGGGAGGTTGAAGCGCTCTACGACACTTGTTTTGCACCGGGCCGCGAGGCGCTCAGTTCCTACCGGCTGCGCGACGGGGTCGACCGGGTGGCGGGCCTGTGCCTGCTGGCGCGGGACGGCGAGGGAATTCTGGCCGCCGCGATCCGCTACTGGCCGGTGCGGGTGGGCGGCCATGCCGCGCTGCTGCTCGGGCCGGTCGCGGTGCACCCGACGCGGCAGGGCGAGGGCCTTGGCGCATGGCTGGTGACCGAGAGCCTGGAGCGGAGCCACGGGCTTGGCTGGGCGCGGGTGATGCTGGTGGGCGACGCGCCCTATTACGCGCGCTTCGGCTTTCGGAAGCTCGCGGGCGTGGTCATGCCGCCGCCCACCAACCCCGAGCGCGTGCTCGGCACCGGCGACTGGGCGGGCATCGCGGGCGACGTGGAGAAATGGGACAGCGCGCCCTGAGGCCATGCCGGGACCGGCCGCTGCGGCTGGCGGGTGCAGCTATTCCGGGTCGGTGTTGTCGAGCAGCCAGGCCTCGGCGCGGGCCCGAACCGATTGCTCGCCGTCGGCACGGGCCTTCTCGATTACCTTCCTCAGATCGGACAGGTCGATCCGGCGCAGGAGCGACTTGACCGCGCCTATGGAGGCGGGGCGCATCGAGAGGGCGCGCAGCCCGATCGCCGAGAAGCAGGCGGCCTCCAGCGGGCGGCCGGCATCCTCGCCGCAGAAGCTGACCGGCGTTTCGGTGGCGTCGCAGCGCATGGCGATCCATTCGAGGAAGCTCAGGAACGACACGTTGAGGCAGTCGTAGCGGTTGCGGACCCGCTCGTTCTCGCGGTCGGCGGCGAAGAAGAACTGCTTGAGGTCGTTGCCGCCGATGGAGATGAAATCGGCCAGCTCGAAGAACTTCTGCGGCGCGTAGGCGAGCGAGGGTGTCTCCAGCATGGCGCCGACCTCGACGCTCTCGGGCAAGGTGTGGCCGAGCCTGTCTTCGCGGTCGAGCTCGCGCATCAGGTGGTCGCGCGCCTCGGTGAACTCCGACAGCTGCGCGACGAACGGAAACATGACCGAGAGCGGCCGCCCGCAGGAGGCGCGGATCAGGGCCTGGAGCTGCATCCGCATCACGCCGGCCTTGTCGAGCCCCACGCGGATCGCCCGCCAGCCCATCGCCGGGTTGGGCTCGTCCTGCCGCTTCATGTAGGGCAGCACCTTGTCGGAGCCGATGTCGAGCGTGCGGAAGGCCACCCGCTTGCCCTGCGCCGCGTCGAGCACGCGGGAGTAGAGCGCGGCCAGCTCGCCCCGGCGCGGCACCTGGTTGCGGACGAGAAACTGCAGCTCGGTGCGGAACAGGCCCACACCTTCGGCACCCGAGGAGGGCAGGGAGGGCAGGTCGGCCATCAGGCCTGCGTTCATGTGCAGCGCGACAGTGGCGCCCGACTTGTCGGTGGCGGGCAGGTCGCGGATCGAGGCGTAGCGTTCGACGGCCTTGGCGCGCATGGCGATCTTGTCGCGGAAGGCATTGGCGACGTTGTCCTCTGGCCGCAGGTGAACGACGCCCTGGTCGCCGTCTACCAGGATCGGGTCGCCGTTGAGCGCCTCTGTGGTGATGCGGATGGCGTGGATCACCAGCGGGATCGCCAGGGCCCGCGCCACGATGGCGGCGTGGCTCCCGACCGAGCCTTCCTCGAGCACGATCGCCCGCAGCTTGCGGCCATAGGCCAGAAGCTCGCCGGGGCCGATGTTGCGGGCCACCAGCACCGGGTTGGCGGGCATCTCCGAGCCGTCGTCCTGGCCCTGGCCGGTGAGCAGGCGCAACAGGCGGTTCGACAGGTCGTCCAGGTCGTGCAGGCGCTCGCGGAGGTAGGCGTCGGGCACTTGCTCCATCCGGGCGCGGGCCGCCGATTGCTCCTTTTCCACTGCCGCTTCGGCAGAGAGGCCGCGGCCGATATCCTCTTCCATCCGCTTCAGCCAGCCCTTGGAGTTGGCGAACATCCGGTAGGCCTCGAGCACCTTGCGCTGGTCGCCCTCGGCCAGCGGCGCCGAAGACAGCATCTCGTCGACCGAGTAGCGCAGCTTGTCGACCGCCTCGCGCAGGCGGACCACCTCGGCCTCGGCATCGTCGGCGATCGGGTTCAGCACCACCACGCGGGGCTCGTGCAGGTAGACCCGGCCTTCGGCCGCCCCCTCCTGCCCGACGCCGCCCCGAAACATCACCGGGTGGGTATGGCGCGCCTGAAGCCCGTCGGCCGAACTCTGGAACACGCCCAGCTCGGCCATCTCGGCCAGCACCATGGCGACCACCTCGAGGCCATAGACATCGTCGTCGGAATAGGCGCGGGCCTCTCGGCTTTGCACCACGAGCACGCCCAGCCGCTCGCCCAGCCGTTGGATCGGCACGCCGAGAAAGGCGGAATACCGCTCTTCCCCGGTTTCGGGCATGTAGCGGAAGCCGTGCTCGGCGGGGGCGTTGGCGGTGTTGATCGGGGTGGTTCGCAGGGCGACGCGGCCGACGAGGCCCTCGCCCAGCCGCATCCGGGTCTGGTGGACCGACTCGGGCTTGAGGCCCTCGGTGGCGCAGAGTTCGAGCGTGTCGGCGTCGCGGAACAGGTAGATCGAGCAGACGTGGGTGCCCATCTCGGCGGCGATCAGCGTGGTGATCGCGTCCAGCCGTTCCTGCCCCTCTCCGGCCTCGGAGAGAGTTTCGCGCAGGCGCTTGAGCAAGCGCCGGCTGCCGGGTTGGTTACTGTCTGGCATTCTGCCCCATCGTTCACGGCCCGGCGCGCGGGCCGTTCCGGAGACCGGGTATAGACCATCGCGCCGAGGTTGCGAAACGGGTTTTGACGCGGGCGGTGTGAATTACCGGGGCGATCCGCGCGGGGCTGTACCCTGGAGCATCATGCCGCCCGGCGCATCTGTGCTGGTGCAAGAGCCGCGCCGGAGGCGGCACAGGGGCACGGGGCCGGCGCGGCGGGGGCGGGGTGCGGATCAGGCCGCGGGGCTCAGCCCGTAGCGGCTGGCCGGGGTGCCGGATTGCAGCACGTCGAAGACCCTCTGGCGGGCCGCGAGCGCCTCATCGAGCCGCATCCCCTCTTCCAGCGAAGGCAGTGTGAGCACCTCCCCGGCGTCGAGCCCGGCCAGGGCGGCGGCGACCATGTTGCTGGCGGTCATGACGATCTCGGGCGGGAGTTGAGACAGGTCGACCCCCGCGACCTCGTAGATCTCGCTCTCGACCGCCGCGGGCAGAACCGCCTGCACCCGGACGTTGCTTCCCTCGGCCTCTGCGGCCATGCCCTCTGACAGCATCATCACGAAGGCCTTGGTTGCGGAGTAGAGCACGGTGCCGGGGTAGACGCCCATGGCGACGGCGGAGCTGATGTTGATGATCGAGCCTCGTCCGGCGCTCCGGAATGCTGCAAACGCGGCCCGTGCCAGGCGCTCGACGGCGGTGACATTGAGGTGCAGCATGGTGCTGGCCTGTTCCGGTGAAAGCTGGTCATAGGCTCCGATCGCGGTGGTGCCGGCGTTGTTCACCAGCACGCCCAGTGATGGCTCATCGGCGATGAGGGTCGCGATGCGCTCAAGGTCGTCGGGGGCGGTGAGATCGGCCTGCACCACCCGCGCGTTGACGGGGAGGCTTTCGGCAAGGGCGCTCAGCCTGTTCTCGCGGCGGGCGACGAGGATCAGGTCATAGCCGCGCCCGGCAAGCTGGCGGGCATATTCGGCCCCGATCCCGGAGGAGGCGCCGGTGATGAGAGCGGTGGGTGTGGTCATCGGAGTCCCTTTCATTGAGTGCTCAATTGTTGAGTGCTCAATATGTGGAGTGTGAGCCGAGATTGTCAATCCTTGAAGGCTCAACTATATGTGACGCCATGGCACGCACTCCCGAACCCACGCGCGATACAGCGGCGGATGAATGCCTCTCCACCGCGCTGCGACAGGCGACACGTCGGCTTGGGGCTGTATATGACGCGGCGATGGCGCCGCTTGGGGTGAACGGCACCCAGGCGCGGTTGTTGTGGAAGATCGGCGCGTTGCAGGAGGAGGGCGGCGCTCCGCTGAAGCGGGTCGCGGAGGAAATGGGCTATCAGGTATCGGCCCTGTCGCACGCGCTGAAGCCGCTTGAGCGAGACGGGCTGGTGCAGGTGACGCAAAGCCGCGCGGATCGCCGGGTGCGCCACCTGGAGCTGACCGGCAAGGGCCGCGGCATCGTTTCGCAGATCACCGATCGCTGGCTGTCGGCGAATGCACGTATCGACAGGGCGCTGGGCCGTGCGGAGGCGGAGGCCCTCATGCGGCTGGCCAGCAAGGTGGCCGGGCCGGAATTTGCCCGGGCAATGGCGCGCGGCGAAGAAGAAGAGGAAGAGGGCTGAGGCTCAGGCCTTTTCCAGCTCGAAGGCGTCGTGCAGGGCTTGGACCGCCAGTTCGGTGTACTTGCGGTCGATCAGCACGGAGATCTTGATCTCGGAGGTGGCGATGACCTTGATGTTGATGCCCTCGTCGGAGAGGGTCTTGAACATCTTGGCGGCGACACCGGACTGCGAGCGCATGCCGATGCCCACCACGGAGATCTTGGCGACGTCGGTATCGGCGACGATCTCGCGGAAGTTCAGGCCGCCCTTCTCCTTCACGTCGTTCAGCGCCTTCTCGGCGCGGGCGACCTGGTTGATCGGGCAGGAGAAGGTCATGTCGGTGCGACCTTCCTCGGAGATGTTCTGCACGATCATGTCGACGTTCACGCCGGCCTCGGAGAGCGGGCCGAAGATCGCCGCCGCGATGCCGGGCCGGTCGGCCACGGAGATCAGGGTCATCTTGGCTTCTTCGCGGCTTGCGGCCACGCCGTTCACGGCTTTGCTTTCCACGATATCCTCCTCGGCACAGATCAGCGTGCCCGCTTCATCGGATTGTTCTTCGAAACTCGACAGCACCCGCAGGCGCACGTTGTAGCGCATGGCCAGCTCGACGGAGCGGGTTTGCAGCACCTTGGCGCCCAGCGAGGCGAGCTCCAGCATTTCCTCGAAGGCCACCTTCTCGAGCTTGCGGGCCTTGGAGGTGATGCGGGGGTCGGTGGTGTAGACGCCGTCGACATCGGTGTAGATGTCGCAGCGCTCGGCCTCGAAGGCGGCGGCGAAGGCCACGGCGGTGGTGTCGGAGCCGCCCCGGCCCAGGGTGGTGATGCGGCCATCCGGGCCGATGCCCTGGAAGCCTGCGACCACGGCCACCTTCATGCCCTCGGCGAACTTGGCCATGATGTTCTCGGTCGGGATCTCGACGATCCGGGCGGCGGCATGGGCGTTGGTGGTGCGCAGCGGCACCTGCCAGCCCTGCCAGCTGCGGGCGGGCACGTCCATTTCCTGCAAGGTCAGTGCCATCAGGCCGGCCGTCACCTGCTCGCCGGAGCTCACAACCGCGTCATACTCGCGGGCATCGTAGAGCTGCGAGGTTTCCTCGACATAGCCCACGAGCTTGTTGGTTTCGCCCGACATGGCCGAAACGATGACGATGACGTCATAGCCATTGGCGACCTCGCGGCCCACGCGCTTTGCGGCGCGGCGGATGCGGTCGGTGTTGGCGACGGAGGTGCCGCCGAATTTCATCACCAGAAGGGGCATTGGCGCAGTCTCTTACAGTTCCGGCGCGGGATAGGTGACGGCGGGGAAAAGCGCAAGAGTGCTGTCTCTGTCGCGGCATGATCCATGTCAAGGCACGAGCGGCCTGCGGCGCGCAGTCTGGGAACGCAAAAAAACAGGAGTGACCCATGTCGCAGAACACCCCTCATGAACTGGCTCAAGAGTTTCCGGGGCGCGAGGCCGAGATTTCGGCGCTGAAGCAAGGGGATGCGCATTTTGCCCGGATGGTGGACCGCTACCACGAGCTGAACCGCGCCATCCACCGCGCAGAGACCAACGTGGAGCCGACCGACGACCTGCACATGGTCGAGTTGCGCAAGGAGCGGATGTACCTGAAGGACCAGGTGGCCGCCGCGCTGAACGTGAAGGCCTGAGCGCGGAAAGGCCGAGCGCCCCGGCGCTGGTGGCGCCGGGGTCTGCTCCTGCGGGCGGGCGGGGGCGGCTCAGTGCCGGGCCTCCAGTGCGAAGAACGTGACCTGATCGAAGTCGCGCTCGGGCCAGGGAGAGCTGTTGTTCTGCGAGTAGGCCCCGGCCTTGAAGTACATGAACTCCTCGGCGATGGAGTAGTCGCTGTCTGACATGTCGAGCGGGGGCGCGCTGACCGTGGTGCCATCATCGCGGGTGATGGAGACATCGAGGATCGGGTGCACGGTGCCGTCCACCTCCTTGCCCGAGACGCGGATCTCGTAGGAGAACCGCTCGTCGAGCGCGATGCCGTCGGCGGGGTTCTCGGCGAAGTCGCTGCGGTCTCCGATGAGCGGCACGTAGATGTCGTCGCGGCCTTCGCGCTCGTGGATATAGTAGACCGACCCGTATTTGTTGGTGGGCAGCTTGCGGTAGTAGAGCCGGATCGGTTCGCCGTCCTTGGCGTGGATCTGGCCGATGATGACACGGCCCACGCGCGAACCCTCGCCCATGCGGGTGACCTGGTTGACGGCGAGCGTGGCCGTCATGGTGCCGTCAACGCCGCCGGCCGCGGCCTGTGCCTCGGGCGGGGCGGATGAGAGGACCCAGTTGTTGGCCGTCGGCGTGCCGTCCTCGTTGCGGGTGGCGATGCTCTCGTCGCCGCCGCGCAGCATCTCGCGCAGTTCGGCGCGGGAGTAGCTGGAGTTTTGCGTGGTGGCGCCGGTGCCGACGACACGGAAGACCATGCCGCCGGTCACCGGATCGGTGTAGAAATAACGCTCGTCGGACCAGCCATTGGCCAGGAGCGTTTCGGAGATCTCATCGGCGCGGCCATCGCCGTCTTCATCGACGGGGAGGGTGATCTTCCAGTTGGTGAGGTCGAAGTTGGCGGCGGGCGGCTTGCCGGTGGCGAGGCCATAGGCGCTGATGCCGGCCACCTCGGCGGCGTCGGAGCCGTCGCCGGTCGGGGCGATCTCGCCCATGCCGCAGCCCCACGGCTGGATCTCGAGCACGCTGTTCCACTCGTTGGAGGCATTTCCCAGGCCGATCAGCTTGATGTGGCGGGCCACGCGATCATCGAAGTCGAACCGCTCGATGGCGGTGGTGGTGCCGCTGGAGGCGGTGCGCCCCATCAGCGGGGTGAAATCGGTGCCGTTGACGGAGGTTTCGAGGGCAAAGAAGTTTTGCCGCTCGTTGCCCTTGTAGAAGGCGATGCCGATTTCCTTGAGGGTTTGCGGCATGCCCATGTCGATCACCAGTTCCTTGCCCTCGAGCTTGGACGACCAGCGCGACTCGGGCTGAAAGGACCCGTCGATGGTGAGCTCGGGGCCGTGGCCGTCGTGGGTGCCGTCATCGCGGGCAGAGGAGACCCCGAGCTGGCTCATGCGCTCGCATGCACCGGGGATGGTGGCGTAGGTGACGGGGCCGGCGGCGGCCTGCTCGGCGGCGTCGAGCGCCGGGCCGGAGAGGGCGGTGATCTCGAAGTCGTCGAAGCGGCCCTCGCTGCCGTTGTGGCTGCCGAAGATCGTGGCCTCGGTGGCGTCGCCCGACGAGAACGGCACCTCGAGGGTGATCCAGTCTTCGGTTTCGGAGCCGGAGGCGGCGGTGAAATCCTGTGCGCCCAGCGTGATGCCGATGCTCCCCGGCCCCTTCACGGCGGCCCGAAGCATGTAGTCGCTGCCCGGCGCCAGGGTGATCTGCTGTTCGAACCGGCCGGTGGCCTTGCTGATCTTGGCGGATTTCTCGCCGGTCCGGGCGTGGCCGGAGATGGAGGTGGCGTCCTTGTCGGGATCGACATCCTGCCAGCCGCTCCAGCCGTGCTCGAAGGATGGGTTGGTGATGAGGTCCTGCGCGGTGGCTGCGGGCGCAGCGGCGCAGAGGGCCAGAACAACGGCGGGTGTAGGACCGAATCGCATGCTTCTCCTCCAGGTTGCGAGTTGGTGCCGGTATACCAATACTAGTATACCAGACTTGCAACAGGAGATTTGGCGCCCTCCTCTCGGTCAGGCGATGTTCAGCCGGTGTCTATTTCGTAGGGCAGCAGCCCGCGGGCATTGGGGTTGACCGTGAGGCGGCGCTCCAGCGGCGGGACCGAGCGCTGGTGGCAGCCCTGGCGCTCGCATATGCGGCAGGAGATGCCGATGGGCTCGAAGGCGGCGGGCTGGGTGATATCCAGCCCGTCGGCATAGACGAGCGCGGGCGCGTGGGCCACCTCGCAGCCGAGCGCGATGGCGTAGCGGCGCACCGGCGCGTGGAAGCTGCCGCCGGGCTTGGAGACGTCGCAGGCGAGGGAGATGTAGCGCAGCCCGTCCGGGGTTTCGGCAAGCTGCCGCAGGAAGCGGCCGGGCGTTTCGAAGGCGCGATGCACGTTCCAGAGCGGGCAGGCGCCGCCAAAGCGGGCGAATTGCAGCCGGGTGGCGGAGTGCCGCTTGGTGATGGTGCCGGCCTGATCGACGCGGACGAAGAAGAAGGGGATGCCCTTTGCGCCGGGGCGCTGGAGGGTCGAGAGCCTGTGCGCCACCTGCTCGATGGAGGCGCCGAAACGGTCGGAGAGGCGCTCGAGGTCGTGGCGGGTGTCGCGG encodes:
- a CDS encoding YdcH family protein — translated: MSQNTPHELAQEFPGREAEISALKQGDAHFARMVDRYHELNRAIHRAETNVEPTDDLHMVELRKERMYLKDQVAAALNVKA
- a CDS encoding aspartate kinase; this encodes MPLLVMKFGGTSVANTDRIRRAAKRVGREVANGYDVIVIVSAMSGETNKLVGYVEETSQLYDAREYDAVVSSGEQVTAGLMALTLQEMDVPARSWQGWQVPLRTTNAHAAARIVEIPTENIMAKFAEGMKVAVVAGFQGIGPDGRITTLGRGGSDTTAVAFAAAFEAERCDIYTDVDGVYTTDPRITSKARKLEKVAFEEMLELASLGAKVLQTRSVELAMRYNVRLRVLSSFEEQSDEAGTLICAEEDIVESKAVNGVAASREEAKMTLISVADRPGIAAAIFGPLSEAGVNVDMIVQNISEEGRTDMTFSCPINQVARAEKALNDVKEKGGLNFREIVADTDVAKISVVGIGMRSQSGVAAKMFKTLSDEGINIKVIATSEIKISVLIDRKYTELAVQALHDAFELEKA
- the ptsP gene encoding phosphoenolpyruvate--protein phosphotransferase, giving the protein MPDSNQPGSRRLLKRLRETLSEAGEGQERLDAITTLIAAEMGTHVCSIYLFRDADTLELCATEGLKPESVHQTRMRLGEGLVGRVALRTTPINTANAPAEHGFRYMPETGEERYSAFLGVPIQRLGERLGVLVVQSREARAYSDDDVYGLEVVAMVLAEMAELGVFQSSADGLQARHTHPVMFRGGVGQEGAAEGRVYLHEPRVVVLNPIADDAEAEVVRLREAVDKLRYSVDEMLSSAPLAEGDQRKVLEAYRMFANSKGWLKRMEEDIGRGLSAEAAVEKEQSAARARMEQVPDAYLRERLHDLDDLSNRLLRLLTGQGQDDGSEMPANPVLVARNIGPGELLAYGRKLRAIVLEEGSVGSHAAIVARALAIPLVIHAIRITTEALNGDPILVDGDQGVVHLRPEDNVANAFRDKIAMRAKAVERYASIRDLPATDKSGATVALHMNAGLMADLPSLPSSGAEGVGLFRTELQFLVRNQVPRRGELAALYSRVLDAAQGKRVAFRTLDIGSDKVLPYMKRQDEPNPAMGWRAIRVGLDKAGVMRMQLQALIRASCGRPLSVMFPFVAQLSEFTEARDHLMRELDREDRLGHTLPESVEVGAMLETPSLAYAPQKFFELADFISIGGNDLKQFFFAADRENERVRNRYDCLNVSFLSFLEWIAMRCDATETPVSFCGEDAGRPLEAACFSAIGLRALSMRPASIGAVKSLLRRIDLSDLRKVIEKARADGEQSVRARAEAWLLDNTDPE
- a CDS encoding polysaccharide lyase family 7 protein, translating into MRFGPTPAVVLALCAAAPAATAQDLITNPSFEHGWSGWQDVDPDKDATSISGHARTGEKSAKISKATGRFEQQITLAPGSDYMLRAAVKGPGSIGITLGAQDFTAASGSETEDWITLEVPFSSGDATEATIFGSHNGSEGRFDDFEITALSGPALDAAEQAAAGPVTYATIPGACERMSQLGVSSARDDGTHDGHGPELTIDGSFQPESRWSSKLEGKELVIDMGMPQTLKEIGIAFYKGNERQNFFALETSVNGTDFTPLMGRTASSGTTTAIERFDFDDRVARHIKLIGLGNASNEWNSVLEIQPWGCGMGEIAPTGDGSDAAEVAGISAYGLATGKPPAANFDLTNWKITLPVDEDGDGRADEISETLLANGWSDERYFYTDPVTGGMVFRVVGTGATTQNSSYSRAELREMLRGGDESIATRNEDGTPTANNWVLSSAPPEAQAAAGGVDGTMTATLAVNQVTRMGEGSRVGRVIIGQIHAKDGEPIRLYYRKLPTNKYGSVYYIHEREGRDDIYVPLIGDRSDFAENPADGIALDERFSYEIRVSGKEVDGTVHPILDVSITRDDGTTVSAPPLDMSDSDYSIAEEFMYFKAGAYSQNNSSPWPERDFDQVTFFALEARH
- a CDS encoding MarR family winged helix-turn-helix transcriptional regulator, whose translation is MARTPEPTRDTAADECLSTALRQATRRLGAVYDAAMAPLGVNGTQARLLWKIGALQEEGGAPLKRVAEEMGYQVSALSHALKPLERDGLVQVTQSRADRRVRHLELTGKGRGIVSQITDRWLSANARIDRALGRAEAEALMRLASKVAGPEFARAMARGEEEEEEG
- a CDS encoding flavin reductase family protein, which gives rise to MFYTPEDGHGLPHNPFNAIVSPRPIGWISSRGAEGHDNLAPYSFFNAIAYVPPQVMFCSTGTKDSLMNIRETGVFCVNIVEAAARDVMNATSAAHLPTVDEFEKAGIEKAECDTIVCPRVAHAPANLECRVVQLVQLKGKDNHMVIGEVTGVHIRDDCLKDGRFDVTTFQPLSRLGYRDYAVVENVFELSRPDD
- a CDS encoding SDR family NAD(P)-dependent oxidoreductase; translated protein: MTTPTALITGASSGIGAEYARQLAGRGYDLILVARRENRLSALAESLPVNARVVQADLTAPDDLERIATLIADEPSLGVLVNNAGTTAIGAYDQLSPEQASTMLHLNVTAVERLARAAFAAFRSAGRGSIINISSAVAMGVYPGTVLYSATKAFVMMLSEGMAAEAEGSNVRVQAVLPAAVESEIYEVAGVDLSQLPPEIVMTASNMVAAALAGLDAGEVLTLPSLEEGMRLDEALAARQRVFDVLQSGTPASRYGLSPAA
- a CDS encoding GNAT family N-acetyltransferase, with amino-acid sequence MIGYRLSEESAEDRWEVEALYDTCFAPGREALSSYRLRDGVDRVAGLCLLARDGEGILAAAIRYWPVRVGGHAALLLGPVAVHPTRQGEGLGAWLVTESLERSHGLGWARVMLVGDAPYYARFGFRKLAGVVMPPPTNPERVLGTGDWAGIAGDVEKWDSAP